One Salmo trutta chromosome 19, fSalTru1.1, whole genome shotgun sequence genomic window carries:
- the LOC115154517 gene encoding charged multivesicular body protein 1b: protein MSNMEKHLFNLKFAAKELQRSSKKCDKEEKAEKAKVKKAIQKGNVEVARIHAENAIRQKNQSVNFLRMSARIDAVAARVQTAVTMNKVTKSMAGVVKGMDATLKSMNLEKISGLMDKFEHQFETLDVQTAQMEDTMSSTTTLTTPQNQVDSLMHELADEAGLDLNMELPQGQTGSVGTSVASAEQDELSSRLAKLRDQM from the exons ATGTCGAATATGGAGA AGCATCTCTTCAATCTCAAGTTTGCAGCCAAAGAACTGCAACGAAGCTctaaaaaatgtgacaaagaggAAAAGGCAGAGAAGGCCAAAGTCAAAAAA GCTATCCAAAAAGGAAATGTGGAAGTGGCACGGATCCATGCGGAAAACGCCATCAGACAGAAGAACCAGTCGGTCAACTTCCTAAGGATGAGTGCTAGGATTGATGCAGTGGCCGCCAGGGTCCAAACAGCAGTCACAATGAACAAG GTCACTAAATCTATGGCTGGAGTGGTGAAAGGCATGGATGCCACACTGAAGAGTATGAACCTGGAgaag ATCTCCGGCCTCATGGACAAGTTTGAGCATCAATTTGAGACGTTAGATGTACAGACCGCTCAAATGGAGGACACCATGAGTAGCACAACCACACTAACCACCCCACAG AATCAAGTGGATTCACTGATGCACGAATTGGCTGATGAAGCAGG GTTGGACCTGAACATGGAACTCCCACAGGGACAGACTGGATCAGTGGGCACCAGTGTAGCGTCAGCAGAGCAG GATGAGCTGTCTTCAAGGCTTGCCAAACTCCGAGACCAAATGTAA